The sequence AGTGATCTACtaaaacccctagatccttttcatgtgTACTAatggcaagccaggtgttccccatcttatatctGTACAGCTGGTTATTCATGCCAAAGTGCAGAACcttatatttcccccccttattgaaattcattttgttaatgtGGGCCCACTTCTCCACATTATAATTGGAGTTATCATCAGTTCTAAATATTCCCCTGTATATCGGAATGAAGCGATTTCCTCTTCCTCAAGGGCAGCCCTTTCTGCTGGCATTACCCACCTTCCTGAGTGGAGATGGTCCCTTCTGCACAGGGAacgcaatcatagcagcagagtGGCATTCCTTCCTGAACACGTTTGACCAATCCAGGGCTGCAACTTTCCACACACTTGGAAGGAGGCAAGGTCTAAGCAGCAAAGAAATTGTGTTAGGCCTATTTATTTTTCCCTATGGGAATGAGACAGAGGCTTAGGAAGTCCCAGGATTCTCATGTGGACCTTGCAACTAAGCATAAGGCTGAAAAGACCATAACAGTTGTGTAGTTGTTTGAGGTCCAGGTGGCCCAAGTGGTACTGAATGTGCATTTCTAGCTTTGGCCTGTTGGCTAGCCAAGGATGTTCCTGGTTAGGATTAGGCTACTCTCAGTTATCCATGCTCTGCTAACCTTCAGGTTCTACTATTGTGGGGCTACTCATGAAGAAAATCTGGACACTGCAGCTGGTGTGAAGTGAAGCAGCCAGGCTGTACAGTGTCCGGGCAGCCAAGTGGGATCGATGCAGAAATATGGGAAATGGCTCAGTATCACAGTCTTTCATGCACACCAGGATGGAACGCAAACAGGATGCCCAGTTTTAGTTATTTTCTCACTAGGATGGGCAAGGTGAGAAATGCGCAGGACTTCATAGAGAAACCCTTCTCTATGAAGAAGACCACTATTGAAACCCCCAAATTTCCCACTAGGCAGTTGTCTCTGTTAGTAGTCAGTTGGCACTGCAATCTCCAACAGAACTTATCTGTTGCACTCCAGAACAGTTGACTCCTACATATGTGCAGCTTGACAGAGATTCCATGCTAGGTTGTCAAAATGTTCAAAGCTGATGTTGACaggcatttgaaggcagccccacACGAAGCAGGAGGCCATGATTAGAGATTAGATAAAATGCAATAGACGGTATCTCACACCTTGTTGAGCCTTTTGGGCAACACATCTGCATCAATGGTGCACTTTAGGTCTGAAGATCTCTGTCTCTTGATGCTCCCAAACCTCACTCTAAGGTTGGTCCAATTGGAAAACAGCACCCAGTTCACGATGTCCCAGTCGGCTCCCACTTCCCCATTCTCATCCAAATACACTCCGTCCATGGAAGAATTGTAAAACTGGGCATTTCCCAGGAAAGGGTGGAGCTAGAATGGCAGAGAAAAGGGCAGTGTTTGGAATATGGGAAACAACAATGGCTATCCAACTCTGACCTTTCAATCCCTGGCTCTCCTCTGACTTTGATCTGGGCGCAGACTCAAGTGGCTTTGAGTGTGGGCTACACTGAAatttatagggatgcgggtggcgctgtggtctaaaccactgagcctcttaggcttacCGATTGGAAGGtggggcggttcaaatccccactgctctatcccagctcctgccaacctagcagttcgaaagcacactggtgcaagtagataaataggtaccactgcgacgggaaagtaaacagtgtttccgtgcgctctgatttccatcacgatgtcccattgcaccagaagcgtttcagtcctgctggccacatgacctggaaagctgtctgttgacaaacgccagctccctcagcccaaaaaagtgggatatcaaattcaaactcttcttcttctgtctgcAGCAGTACAGCCCCCTCCATGGTGGAGGCATGGCTCATATCAGGGACTGACTAGATGAGAAGGTGGGGGGAAACCACCTGATCAAGGGCCCCCTAGGGATAGCACAGAGGGAGAGGATTTGGAGCCTGGCTCCTGGTGGTGGACACACCCCTGAAGAGGGGAAGAGCTCTGAAGTGCTAGAGACTGGGAGCTGGTTCCTAGGCAGCCTAGTGCCAGAGGGGCCCTGAGAAAAACAGAGAAGTGCTCCTGTTAGTGaggatggctggggggggggagggatggtaCATGGAGAACTAAGTGAGGGAACAAGGGTTGAAAAGAAatagcgggggtggggtggggaggaaggggatTGCTGGGGTCTGCAAGGTGGCCCAGGAAAGGGGGGACAATGGTGCAATAGGGCAGGTGTAGGGCTGGTTCTTCCAGGGCACCCTTGGAGAAGGGTGTcacataaaaggatgtcacatagaggagggagaaaggttgttttctgctgctccagagaagcggacacggagcaatggatccaaactacaagaaagaagattccacctaagcattaggaagaacttcctgacagtaagagctgttcgacagtggaatttgctgccaaggagtgtggtggagtctccttctttggaggtctttaagcagaggcttgacaaccatatgtcaggagtgctctgatggtagaGTACTGGAAAATGGCTGATGGTAAAACATATTGGACTGAGGACTTGGGAGTTGTGGTTCTCAATCAAGCCCACTCTTTGGCCAAACCAACAGAAGGTTCCGCTTGCGTAACTATGGCCCTCAAATGAAAACAGTTTAGCTACCTCTGATTTATATAGCAATCATGACACTGTATCAAGTCCAAGAGGGGAGGTCTATGCTTTGAGGATTTTACAaaccaaactgaaacacaactgagcagcaggagaagctgctgccaaggagtgtggtggagtctccttctttggaggtctttaagcagaggcttgacaaccatatgtcaggagtgctctgatggtgtttcctgcttggcagggggttggactcgatggcccttgtggtctcttccaactctatgattctatgattctatgattctaggagaaAATGTAAATAGGCATTGTGACTCTTCAGGGGGGAGATGTGGAAGGTAGTGGGGGCTGATGGCTCCTGTGGCTCCTGGGATCTGGGCTGCTGCCACTGTGGTTCCTACTGCCTgctggggaaagggaggaagggaaggaagagagaaagagagaaagagagaaagagagaaagagagaaagagagcaaggggagaggggaagaagaagaagaagagtttggatttgatatcccgcctttcactccctttaaggagtctcaaagcggctaacattctcctttcccttcctcccccacaacaaacactctgtgaggtgagtggggctgagagacttcagagaagtgtgactagcccaaggtcacccagcagctgcatgtggaggagcggagatgcgaaccctgttcaccagattacgagtccactactcttaaccactacaccatgctggggaaggaagaggaaggaaaaggaggtgaAGAAAGCAGTGGCACACAGTGCAGGAAGCCAACCCACTTTCCCTTGAGGAACAGGCAGGTCTTGGCCTGGGGAAGCGGCGCCAGTGACAGgcaagtgggagggagggaaggaaggaagctggtGTTGCCTGCAGCTCCCCTGACAACCATCCAAGGCACCCAAGGGGGCCATTGCTCACTGGTTGAAAACCGCTGCCATATGGGGAGAGGGAGCCTGCAACACCACCTCTCTTGTCAAAGGGAATTCTTACATTGGGGGTTAGGGGTCTTGTCCAAATGGGACACTGCAGCCAAAGGGGAAGGATTGGCGTCCATTACCAGAGGGGCAGTGTCCTCTGAGGGACTTTTGTGTATGGGGGGCACAAAGAGGATCCAATTCAGGGCACTTCAAAAATTTCACCCACTACATTCCCCAAGTTCTCAGACCTTCCCCAATTCAATAATTCTGGACCGTCATATTTGGCAGAGATGTCTGTGATGGAAAAGgaaatacctgccatggctgtagccTTTGAACTTCCAGACTGTCCTTCAACCTCCACTTAGATCTGGAGGAATATGCAGCATTTAAGGAATGCGCCACAGCATGGACTGTGTTGTAAATCCTGTGACTGTCTGAAGAGAGGATTCTTTCCAGATCGTCTTGAGGAAGCATCTCcagatcttctctctctctgcatcttgtCCGGCCTTTCACTGACAATGCATGCTTTACATAGGAACAATGGAAGCTATCCTCCCGGAACTTCTTGATAAAGAAAAAGCGACTAAAGTTATCTTGTTTTGCCCAATTATttttccccacaaaaaaagaaaaaatacctggAATGTGCTGGTAATCTAAACCACTGAATATTAAGTTCAAGGAGATGTCCCACATCGCTGTTGTGATCAAGACTTTTCCtgcagtgggttttttaaaaacggGGATCAACTCTTTCACAATTGTCAGCCCCGctgctaaataaatattttctacaTAGTAAAGAAATACATTGACTTGTCCCCACTCAATGAATTGAGATCTACTGAATGTCAATCTGTTAATGGCTAGTTTTGGGATGAAGCCTTGTGAGAAGGCAACGCAAATGCCGCTCTTTGTAAGCAGAGGCCTCAAGGTCCTCATGAATCTCTCTCCGTTGTCGGTGTCTTGAGTCAGAAGACCAATGAATGTCCAGTTGAAGTGAAGGAGCAGCTTGACAATTCCGGGGTACAGGGCATCTTCTTGGGGGACCATCCTGTAGAAAAAGGGAAACTCCCTCTTGTCATTCAGATCTCGGGAAACAAAAGCATAATTGACCTAGCAAGAAGAGGAAGATTGttaggttgtttttattttggatcAAAGCTGAAATATTTGGATCAAACGCAtaactaataattttattgtgaAGATGAATATTTTCCCCTGGGCTTTCCTTGACACAACATTGGTCTCTAGAAATAATTTAAAGCAgttttttaaatttgttattatACTACTGTTTTCCTGATTTTCTTTTGTATATCTTGCATCATTGCTGTGTTACTGTTTTTGCTGTACACCACAACAACATTGTTTAATTCTAAGGTGGGTTGTAAATGTTTTGAATTAATAAACAAAATACCAGTGTTttgctcacacacaaaaatgtttccACTTTGGAGTAAGTGGAGCATGGCTACCATACCTTTCTAGTAGCATAGCTACCAGCACAATGGGCGTGAAGTGCATAGAATCAGGATTGACACACACGGAAGGAAAGTAAAGGTGGTATGAAAACAGCCTACATCCCTCTCCATTCTTACCTGTGGGATTTTATAGATGCCCAACATGGTGGAAATCAGGATGGAGTTTTGAGAGTCAGAGTCAGTCCCTTCAAGAACAGCGAGCGGCTGATTCTGTTCCCCACAGTTGAAGTTTGGGACATTCACCTGCCCAGAAGAGAGCAGGTCTGCCAAAGCTTCATACGTCACCCTTCCATGAAAAAAGTTATCATGGATACTGTAGCCTAGTGTGATGTTGGGCAAGAGCCTGGGATTCTGGTTGATCTGCTGAATGGCAAACAAAAAGGACAGGAGTAGCCAGTAATTTGTTCCTGCTTTCCTGCAAAAATGTACATAGCACACAATCATCCAGCATTCTACCAATATATCAGATTCAGTTCTGCCTTTTTGTGACAAGTTTTTACAGTTAATAGTGTTTCATGCAAGATTCCAGGTGTTCCAAACACTCACCCATAGTTCAGTTCACTTGGAATGAAGGACAGCGGAAACTTGTGTCCTAATGTTacatgatttatttacacatatatacgaCCTGAGCATATGATgtaggggctcacagcattaacaccccagaaggtCTTTCTTTTCCCATAGCTACAGCGttagattcaagcagaaatcaagcctgTTTGTCCCTTTCCGACATCTTCCTGCTTCTAATCCAGCTCCCTCTCACACTCCTGTTTGGCTCTTATCAGCCAGATGAGAAGGGGACCCAGccatttgtcctctggcacaAAGCATCTTCCCTCCATGTACTAAAGTCCTTTACCAAAAAGCTGGCCTGGCTACTTCAGTAATGGATTTTCCCAAACTCAAAGCAATAAAAACTTCTGAACTCTATTTCTAGAACTTTACTTATGCAGAACCAAAACTGGGAAGCTCAACAATCAATCCTTGTTTAATGATTTGTAGGTGGCTAGATAGTCTTGTTCAACCAACAGCTTTTACCCTTTGGAAAACCAAAGTGATGCCGGTGATCATTCTAGTGATGGAATTAGTCATGCACAGCCCTGCGAAGAATAATGACTGATAGAAAGATCTAAGGGAAGCCAAAGCCCAAAACTCAACAGCTGATCCTCATTTAAAGAACAAGGCCAGATATAATATTTTAAAGGTTCATTAAATGACAGGTCACATTTACTGTTATCTCCCTGCCCCTTCATGAATTAGAGGAGAGAATTTGAGTGACTTCATTTGAATCACAGCGTCTTGTGCTCATGATGTTCTTTGGGGGTCCTCTATGCAGTAAATCCTAGGATTCATCACAGCTTTAGACACAACTAAGCCCACTCTAGAATTTCcagtataataataaaacaaaaatattaagttttaaaaagcaaaaaagaaaaagtcactTGTGCCATGACTGTGTCTGAGTGATGTGCTTTCACAGCAGCCTCGTCTTCTTAGCATTCATATTGTTGTTTAAGATGCACCCAAGTTTTCTTCACTGAAAGGAAGTTCATGGAAGTTTGCAACATTTTTGTGGACAAATTGTTTATTTCTATATACAGGCTGAACTTTAGTAGAAGTCTGACAGCATTAGCCCTCTGACTGATCTTGCTCCACCATTCATTTTTGGAGGTAGGGACCCAGGTCCTTCAACATCCCCCTTGAAACCCAAGAGCTTTCTGACCCTTTCCTCAACCTGTTTCCAGAACTACAATTTGCAGCTTCCTGGCAGAAATTCTGTTCTTGGTGGTGGAGGAAACtcagctcctttcccttccacaggAGCCCATCTATGGACAGAGCTCTGCTTAGCAAAAGCAGCAGGGGTGGGCAAGTCTGCCAGAGAAATGAAGGTGACATTTCTGTAGTTTCCCCATTTTCATGGTTTCCTATTTTTACTTTGTAGTGGAAGGGTTCCTTTGGAACatatcttttgaaacctttccttCCTGTGGTTTGTTGTTGGATGCAAATAATCAGTACAAATGCGCAATAGAAAGTAAATAGAAAAATAATCAGACTAAATGCTCAGTACAGAGGAAATCTAGAAGATATTTACAACGGTTTCATTCAGATGTTTAAGGCTATTGGGTTGCTAAATTTCGTAGTGGATTTGGTTGCACTTTAGGGTCATGGACAGAGAAGAGCAGCAAGTCCGTTCACCCTCTTGGTGCGGCTGTGTTGTGAGACGGCAGAGGCTTTCCTGGGGCCCTGATGAGGGAACTAGAACTTCAGTGCCCTTCCTGATAGGCGATGGGGGGCATTAGCCCATTTAAGCAGCCCGCACCTGGGGCACTGCCTGTTCATTCCTTCGCTGGGTTTCTCTGCCCACCCTCCCTCAGTTCAAGCTGATAGTCAATGACTTGGCTGTGGCTATGGTGGTCATCGTTCCTTATGGGTCTGGGTAGGAATTTGCCCACTGGGCTAATTGGCTCTTACCTGGTGGTTTTGCCTACATCATAGCATTACAactggttgggcattggggcaatcctGTGTTTTGGATGGAAGGGAAGTTGTagtctctgcctgctcctccaaaACCAAGAATGAAGCCCTTTAGCCACAGGGCTCTGAGTAGGAGAGAGCCTGGGAACTGGGACTCATGAATTTGGCAGCTAAAGGAACATCTCTAATCCCATTCCATAAAATGACTTACTGTCTAAAGCTGGTAGAGGGAGACTCCTTGAAGGTCTGTGGAAAAAATGTAGCAGAGATGAGCCCGCTCATGAGGTGGTCTCCTGGTCTGGAATAACTGAATGGGTCTAGCTCATCTCTCTCCAGAGTCAAGGGGCATTTCACCTTCACTCCACATTCCACataaggcagaagcagcagcagcagcagtagcaatccCATTCTGGAACAGCTCCCTTCCTTGTGGCTGCTCATCTCAGAGAATCATTTGATGAAGCCAAACTCTTTTTGCTTTCCTAATGTGGATGGAGCCCAACTACAGCTTCAGATCTGAAGGGGATGGAAGTCAACCTCACACCTGCAACATCCAACTCACATTCAATATCCCAGCCGTTTCCAAATGCAAGATGTTGCCTCATATTGCTCTTGATGCTCATATTTACTTCAGTGCACTCAACTGTGATCTGTGGAGAAGTCTCTGGAGCTCAGTTGAGAAGATAGAAGAAAATCAGTATGATTTTGATAATAACAAAGGAAAGAAGCAGCAACTCTACAACATCCATTCATGTGCAGGGGTAGTAGTTGGGAGAAAAACATGTTTGTGAAAACTCCCTGTTCTAGCTCCCAATTCTGAGATGCCAGACCCTCCTCACTTGATCTCAGGGCCACCAACTGCAGGGCATCCTGGGAGCCC comes from Podarcis raffonei isolate rPodRaf1 chromosome 2, rPodRaf1.pri, whole genome shotgun sequence and encodes:
- the LOC128408821 gene encoding vomeronasal type-2 receptor 26-like produces the protein MGLLLLLLLLLPYVECGVKVKCPLTLERDELDPFSYSRPGDHLMSGLISATFFPQTFKESPSTSFRQKAGTNYWLLLSFLFAIQQINQNPRLLPNITLGYSIHDNFFHGRVTYEALADLLSSGQVNVPNFNCGEQNQPLAVLEGTDSDSQNSILISTMLGIYKIPQVNYAFVSRDLNDKREFPFFYRMVPQEDALYPGIVKLLLHFNWTFIGLLTQDTDNGERFMRTLRPLLTKSGICVAFSQGFIPKLAINRLTFSRSQFIEWGQVNVFLYYVENIYLAAGLTIVKELIPVFKKPTAGKVLITTAMWDISLNLIFSGLDYQHIPGIFSFFVGKNNWAKQDNFSRFFFIKKFREDSFHCSYVKHALSVKGRTRCREREDLEMLPQDDLERILSSDSHRIYNTVHAVAHSLNAAYSSRSKWRLKDSLEVQRLQPWQLHPFLGNAQFYNSSMDGVYLDENGEVGADWDIVNWVLFSNWTNLRVRFGSIKRQRSSDLKCTIDADVLPKRLNKTLPPSKCVESCSPGLVKRVQEGMPLCCYDCVPCAEGTISTQEDAEHCTRCPEDQHPNKARDQCLAKTITFLAYEEYLGVLLASLTIVLSLTAAFVLGIFIKYKETPIVKANNRDLSYILLVSLLLSFLSSFLFIGHPRKVTCLLRQMAFSIIFSIAISSVLAKTITVVLAFLATKPGNTMRRWLGKSLANSIVISCSIVQVVICTIWLGISPPFTESDMHSQPREIILQCNEGSVAMFYGVLAYMGFLASICFTVAFLARKLPGAFNEAKLITFSMLVFCSVWVSFVPSYLSTKGKYMVTVQVFSILASSAGLLGCIFFPKCYIILLRPDLNTKEDLMTKSKDGI